The following proteins are co-located in the Primulina tabacum isolate GXHZ01 chromosome 11, ASM2559414v2, whole genome shotgun sequence genome:
- the LOC142518186 gene encoding mannan endo-1,4-beta-mannosidase 2-like: MVKSGMVGGNGVFYPIVGFASCVTFIYLSFGDLWINIHSDTKLSFVERNGSQFIVDGRPFYFNGWNSYWMMDHAVDISRKHRIKAVLQAGAKMGLTVCRTWAFNDGDYNALQISPGRFNENVFRALDHVIAEARRYGIRLILCLVNNLQAYGGKSQYVKWAWEEVVGLSPSNDSFFYDPTIRHYFKNYIKTVLTRKNTITGIEFRDDPTIFAWELINEPRCMTDKSGDTLQDWIEEMSTFVKSIDRKHLLTVGLEGFYGPKSTKRLTVNPEWWASDVGTDFIRNSKISTVDFASVHIYPDHWSHDPRFESKLKFAAKWTLSHIEDGDKELKKPVLFTEFGLSKENKDFDHSQRERFFKVILDVIYKAAKLNKSGAGSLVWQFLVEGMEEFNDEFGFIPWKRPLTYRLLTEQSCRLARIQGALPSQMEYLRRLCAARRL, translated from the exons ATGGTTAAAAGTGGAATGGTTGGGGGGAATGGGGTTTTCTACCCAATCGTTGGTTTTGCTTCATGCGTGACTTTTATTTACTTGTCTTTTGGGGATTTGTGGATCAATATTCATAGTGACACAAAGCTGAGCTTTGTGGAAAGAAATGGCAGCCAGTTCATCGTGGATGGTAGGCCTTTCTACTTTAATGGATGGAACTCTTACTGGATGATGGATCATGCTGTTGATATATCAAGAAAACATAGGATCAAAGCAGTACTGCAAGCTGGTGCTAAAATGGGACTCACTGTGTGTAGAACTTGGGCTTTCAATGATGGTGATTACAATGCTCTACAAATCTCCCCTGGCCGGTTCAATGAAAATGTTTTCAGA GCCTTGGATCATGTTATCGCTGAAGCTAGAAGGTACGGGATACGTCTAATCCTATGCTTGGTTAATAACTTGCAAGCGTATGGTGGAAAGTCTCAATATGTTAAGTGGGCGTGGGAAGAGGTCGTTGGATTAAGTCCTTCTAACGACTCGTTCTTTTATGATCCGACTATCCGACACTATTTCAAGAATTATATTAAG ACTGTTCTAACAAGGAAGAACACCATCACAGGGATTGAGTTCAGGGACGATCCAACAATTTTTGCTTGGGAGTTAATCAATGAACCCCGCTGTATGACCGATAAATCTGGTGACACACTTCAG GATTGGATAGAAGAAATGTCAACTTTTGTTAAGTCAATTGACAGGAAACATCTACTAACGGTTGGTCTCGAAGGATTTTATGGACCGAAAAGTACTAAACGCTTAACTGTCAATCCAGAATGGTGGGCATCTGATGTAGGAACTGATTTTATCCGCAACTCAAAGATTTCAACTGTTGATTTTGCATCTGTACATATTTACCCTGATCATTG GTCGCATGATCCGCGATTCGaatctaaattaaaatttgccGCCAAGTGGACGCTGTCTCACATTGAAGATGGTGACAAAGAGCTGAAAAAGCCAGTACTCTTCACAGAATTCGGGTTATCCAAAGAGAACAAGGATTTTGACCATTCCCAACGAGAGAGATTCTTCAAAGTCATTCTTGATGTCATCTACAAAGCTGCCAAATTAAACAAGTCCGGTGCAGGATCTTTAGTCTGGCAGTTTCTGGTTGAAGGGATGGAAGAATTTAACGATGAATTCGGGTTCATTCCATGGAAGAGACCATTGACATATCGGTTATTAACCGAACAGTCTTGTAGACTTGCGAGGATTCAAGGGGCTTTACCTTCACAAATGGAGTACTTGAGAAGGCTTTGTGCCGCCCGGAGACTTTAA